In one window of Rhodopseudomonas palustris HaA2 DNA:
- the metK gene encoding methionine adenosyltransferase has translation MRASYLFTSESVSEGHPDKVCDRISDEVVDLFFREGPKAGIDPWAIRAACETLATTNKVVIAGETRGPASVTNDQIESVVRAAIKDIGYEQEGFHWDTCDIEILLHPQSADIAQGVDALQPGTNKEEGAGDQGIMFGYATNETPDLMPAPIFYAHKILRLISEARHSGKEKVLGPDSKSQVTIQYENGKPVGVREIVVSHQHLVEDMTSNQVRERVEPYVRQALPDGWITDKTIWHINPTGKFYIGGPDGDTGLTGRKIIVDTYGGAAPHGGGAFSGKDPTKVDRSAAYASRYLAKNIVAAGLADRCTLQLAYAIGVARPLSIYIDTHGTGKVSEDKLEKAVAEAMDLTPRGIRSHLDLNKPIYARTSSYGHFGRTPDADGGFSWEKTDLADALKRAV, from the coding sequence ATGCGCGCGTCTTATCTGTTCACGAGTGAGTCGGTGTCGGAAGGTCATCCGGACAAGGTCTGCGACCGGATTTCCGACGAGGTGGTCGATCTGTTCTTCCGCGAGGGGCCGAAAGCCGGCATCGATCCGTGGGCGATTCGGGCGGCGTGCGAGACGCTCGCCACCACCAACAAGGTGGTGATCGCCGGCGAGACCCGCGGTCCGGCCTCGGTCACCAACGACCAGATCGAGAGCGTCGTCCGCGCCGCCATCAAGGACATCGGCTACGAGCAGGAAGGCTTCCACTGGGACACCTGCGACATCGAGATCCTGCTGCATCCGCAATCGGCGGACATCGCGCAGGGCGTCGACGCGCTGCAGCCCGGCACCAACAAGGAAGAGGGCGCCGGCGACCAGGGCATCATGTTCGGCTACGCCACCAACGAGACGCCCGATTTGATGCCGGCGCCGATCTTCTACGCCCACAAGATCCTGCGGCTGATCTCGGAAGCCCGCCACTCCGGCAAGGAGAAGGTGCTGGGCCCCGACAGCAAGAGCCAGGTCACCATCCAGTACGAGAACGGCAAGCCGGTCGGCGTCCGCGAGATCGTGGTGTCGCACCAGCATCTGGTCGAGGACATGACCTCGAACCAGGTCCGCGAGCGGGTCGAGCCCTATGTCCGCCAGGCGCTGCCGGACGGCTGGATCACCGACAAGACGATCTGGCACATCAATCCCACCGGCAAGTTCTACATCGGCGGCCCGGACGGCGACACCGGCCTGACCGGCCGCAAGATCATCGTCGACACCTATGGTGGCGCGGCCCCGCATGGCGGCGGCGCGTTCTCCGGCAAGGACCCGACCAAGGTCGACCGCTCGGCCGCCTATGCGTCGCGCTACCTCGCCAAGAACATCGTCGCGGCCGGCCTCGCCGACCGCTGCACCCTGCAGCTCGCTTACGCCATCGGCGTGGCGCGGCCGCTGTCGATCTACATCGACACCCACGGCACCGGGAAGGTTTCGGAAGACAAGCTGGAGAAGGCGGTCGCCGAGGCGATGGACCTGACGCCGCGCGGCATCCGCAGCCATCTCGACCTCAACAAGCCGATCTACGCCCGGACCTCGTCCTACGGCCATTTCGGCCGCACCCCGGACGCCGACGGCGGCTTCTCCTGGGAGAAGACCGATCTTGCCGACGCGCTCAAGCGCGCGGTTTAA
- the ahcY gene encoding adenosylhomocysteinase, with protein sequence MTAKFTDYIVKDIGLAEFGRKEISLAETEMPGLMATREEYGPKQPLKGARIAGSLHMTIQTAVLIETLVALGADVRWVSCNIYSTQDHAAAAIAAAGIPVFAIKGESLEDYWDYTARMFDWHGGGTPNMILDDGGDATMYVHLGLRAENGDTAFLDKPGSDEEVIFFALLKKQLKEKPKGYFAEIAKNIRGVSEETTTGVHRLYDMQKAGTLLWPAINVNDSVTKSKFDNLYGCRESLVDGIRRGTDVMLSGKVAMVAGFGDVGKGSAASLRQAGCRVMVSEVDPICALQAAMEGYQVVTMEDAAPLADIFVTATGNKDIITIEHMRAMKDRAIVCNIGHFDNEIQIAHLKNLKWDNIKPQVDEITFPDGKRMILLSEGRLVNLGNAMGHPSFVMSASFTNQTLAQIELFANNKDGKYKKEVYVLPKSLDEKVARLHLAKIGVKLTELRKDQADYIGVKVEGPFKADHYRY encoded by the coding sequence ATGACCGCCAAGTTCACCGATTACATCGTCAAGGACATCGGCCTCGCCGAGTTCGGCCGCAAGGAGATCTCGCTGGCCGAGACCGAAATGCCCGGCCTGATGGCGACGCGCGAGGAATACGGCCCCAAGCAGCCCCTGAAGGGCGCGCGGATCGCCGGCTCGCTGCACATGACGATCCAGACCGCGGTGCTGATCGAGACGCTGGTCGCGCTCGGCGCCGACGTGCGCTGGGTGTCGTGCAACATCTATTCGACCCAGGACCACGCCGCCGCGGCGATCGCCGCCGCCGGCATTCCGGTGTTCGCCATCAAGGGCGAGAGCCTGGAAGACTATTGGGACTACACCGCCCGGATGTTCGACTGGCACGGCGGCGGCACCCCGAACATGATCCTCGATGACGGCGGCGACGCCACCATGTACGTCCATCTCGGCCTGCGCGCCGAGAACGGCGACACCGCCTTCCTCGACAAGCCCGGCTCCGACGAGGAGGTGATCTTCTTCGCGCTCTTGAAGAAGCAGCTCAAGGAGAAGCCGAAGGGCTACTTCGCCGAGATCGCCAAGAACATCCGGGGCGTCTCCGAAGAGACCACCACGGGCGTGCACCGGCTCTACGACATGCAGAAGGCCGGCACGCTGCTGTGGCCGGCCATCAACGTCAACGACTCGGTCACCAAGTCGAAATTCGACAACCTCTATGGCTGCCGTGAGTCGCTGGTCGACGGCATCCGCCGCGGCACCGACGTGATGCTGTCCGGCAAGGTGGCGATGGTCGCGGGCTTCGGCGACGTCGGCAAGGGCTCGGCCGCCTCGCTGCGCCAGGCCGGCTGCCGTGTGATGGTGTCCGAAGTCGATCCGATCTGCGCGCTGCAGGCGGCGATGGAAGGCTATCAGGTCGTGACCATGGAAGACGCGGCGCCGCTCGCCGACATCTTCGTCACCGCCACCGGCAACAAGGACATCATCACCATCGAGCACATGCGCGCGATGAAGGATCGCGCCATCGTCTGCAACATCGGCCATTTCGACAACGAGATCCAGATCGCGCATCTCAAGAACCTGAAGTGGGACAACATCAAGCCGCAGGTCGACGAGATCACCTTCCCGGACGGCAAGCGCATGATCCTGCTGTCCGAAGGCCGCCTCGTGAACCTCGGCAACGCGATGGGGCATCCGTCCTTCGTGATGTCGGCCTCCTTCACCAACCAGACGCTGGCGCAGATCGAACTGTTCGCCAACAACAAGGACGGCAAGTACAAGAAGGAAGTCTACGTCCTGCCGAAGTCGCTGGATGAGAAGGTCGCCCGCCTGCACCTCGCCAAGATCGGCGTCAAGCTCACCGAACTGCGCAAGGACCAGGCCGACTACATCGGCGTCAAGGTCGAGGGGCCGTTCAAGGCGGATCATTACCGGTATTGA
- a CDS encoding AAA family ATPase has product MRAEDFKAWLEAGGALTEGGRNTRANAVATIERNLAALGSPNADLEEAWNSDRFEHLRRRLKELREELAAGGTQYHVLMPQSENPEKRLSSWRAWLGQYGRFLSGEIREHRDADRIRRHVLENYIEPARERDEETVDVLVRRVNDVLGLNEAWPNICQALQGKKFRELADLEAPEQIGADQSPATIFRFHLDETFRADDNLNYARLFVLYDAEGAAFEPVKNRNRETNRLAYRIKPRGSGNEARDAVEVDTLQQVARAMLVDHLAARVKSTRGGAANYAVYGKEKIVRYELDPSIALEIGVPPNGEIGQSNDPSSNQAPQLPSDKEDGLLEQPHATNLILYGPPGTGKTFTTALEALKLCGEPVPDSREHLMEAYRRLSDAGRIEFVTFHQSISYEDFVEGLRPTQSGEDGAAGFGLKPEQGVFRRIARRAETSTGPGDASFSINGRQVFKMSIGEAANPDDAHLFEEAVAGAYTLLGFEDIDWSDDRFATRDAIIQAVRAIQSKDQDEPSAMSGRVQMPFIFRNWVRIGDIVVVSKGNSSFRAIGEITGEYQFAPREGGDYAHRRAVRWLWVDRTGVPVSEIYARNFTQKSIYLLTEADLNVPALERYIASQQGTGGGAPESFVLIIDEINRANISKVFGELITLLEPDKRIGRPNALKVRLPYSGDLFGVPANLHIIGTMNTADRSIALLDTALRRRFEFRELMPDPSLLGIVDGVDLSRLLATINQRIEYLFDREHQIGHAYFISCKSRADIDEVMRCKVIPLLAEYFYEDWSKVAAALGDGDDSEVDLEGHFIDRQRLKPPKGISSDGDGAVRYRWTIRRAFSYSEFSAG; this is encoded by the coding sequence ATGAGGGCAGAGGATTTCAAAGCTTGGCTTGAAGCTGGGGGCGCACTTACAGAAGGTGGACGCAACACGCGAGCTAATGCCGTAGCCACGATCGAGAGAAATCTCGCTGCCTTGGGGTCGCCCAATGCTGATCTCGAAGAAGCATGGAACTCCGATCGATTTGAGCATCTGCGTCGCAGACTGAAAGAACTGCGCGAGGAACTCGCGGCGGGCGGGACGCAATATCACGTCCTAATGCCCCAGTCGGAAAATCCTGAAAAACGACTATCAAGCTGGCGCGCTTGGCTCGGCCAATATGGCCGCTTCTTGAGCGGCGAAATACGTGAGCATCGTGATGCTGATCGGATTCGCCGACACGTACTTGAGAACTACATCGAGCCGGCCAGGGAACGCGATGAAGAAACGGTGGATGTCCTAGTTCGGAGGGTCAATGACGTACTAGGCCTAAATGAAGCATGGCCTAATATCTGCCAAGCCCTCCAAGGCAAGAAATTTCGGGAACTGGCCGACTTAGAGGCGCCTGAACAAATCGGTGCGGACCAGAGCCCGGCGACGATCTTCCGATTTCACTTGGATGAAACTTTCAGGGCTGACGACAATCTCAACTATGCTCGACTGTTTGTCTTATATGATGCCGAGGGAGCTGCGTTCGAGCCGGTTAAGAACAGAAATCGCGAAACAAATCGCCTAGCGTACCGCATCAAGCCGCGAGGCTCGGGCAACGAGGCGCGCGATGCGGTCGAAGTCGATACGCTCCAGCAGGTTGCGCGTGCAATGCTCGTTGACCACCTTGCTGCACGTGTCAAATCCACTCGCGGCGGCGCTGCTAATTATGCCGTCTACGGAAAAGAAAAGATAGTACGTTACGAACTTGATCCGAGCATTGCATTGGAAATAGGGGTTCCTCCGAATGGCGAGATTGGTCAGAGCAATGATCCCAGCAGCAATCAAGCCCCGCAACTTCCAAGCGATAAAGAGGATGGGCTTTTGGAGCAGCCTCACGCAACAAACTTAATTCTCTACGGACCTCCCGGCACAGGAAAGACCTTCACGACCGCATTAGAGGCGCTCAAGCTTTGCGGTGAACCTGTTCCCGACAGTCGAGAGCACCTAATGGAAGCCTATCGTCGCCTGTCGGATGCTGGTCGTATCGAATTCGTCACGTTCCATCAATCAATCTCCTACGAAGACTTTGTCGAAGGGCTGAGGCCAACGCAGTCAGGCGAGGACGGTGCGGCGGGGTTCGGACTGAAGCCCGAGCAAGGAGTATTTCGCAGAATAGCGCGCCGCGCTGAGACGAGCACCGGCCCGGGTGATGCCTCCTTCTCGATCAATGGTCGGCAAGTCTTCAAGATGTCGATTGGTGAGGCTGCTAACCCAGATGATGCCCATCTGTTCGAGGAGGCCGTCGCCGGTGCCTACACGCTGCTTGGCTTCGAAGATATTGACTGGAGCGATGATCGTTTCGCTACTCGCGACGCAATCATACAGGCTGTTAGGGCTATCCAAAGCAAGGATCAGGACGAGCCGAGCGCGATGAGCGGACGCGTTCAGATGCCCTTTATCTTTCGTAACTGGGTCAGGATTGGTGATATTGTCGTCGTGTCGAAGGGCAACAGCTCATTCCGCGCAATTGGTGAGATCACTGGCGAGTATCAATTTGCTCCGCGTGAAGGCGGCGACTACGCACACCGCCGTGCGGTTCGGTGGCTTTGGGTGGATCGTACAGGCGTTCCAGTTAGCGAGATCTATGCGCGAAATTTCACGCAAAAGTCAATCTACCTCTTGACTGAAGCCGACCTGAATGTCCCAGCGCTGGAGCGCTATATTGCAAGCCAGCAAGGCACGGGCGGTGGTGCGCCAGAATCGTTTGTTCTTATCATCGACGAAATCAATCGCGCAAATATCTCAAAAGTGTTCGGCGAACTAATTACATTGCTCGAACCGGATAAGCGCATTGGTCGGCCCAATGCTCTTAAAGTGCGGCTTCCCTATTCTGGGGATTTGTTCGGCGTTCCGGCAAACCTTCACATCATCGGTACGATGAACACAGCAGATCGCTCGATCGCATTGCTTGACACAGCTCTCCGGCGCCGTTTTGAATTTCGGGAACTAATGCCCGATCCTTCGCTGCTCGGTATCGTGGACGGTGTTGATCTTTCCCGACTGCTCGCTACGATCAATCAACGAATTGAATATTTGTTCGATCGGGAGCATCAGATAGGCCACGCCTATTTTATCAGCTGCAAATCTCGTGCCGATATAGATGAGGTGATGCGTTGCAAAGTGATTCCATTGCTGGCCGAATATTTTTATGAGGATTGGTCGAAGGTTGCCGCCGCGTTGGGTGACGGTGACGACAGCGAGGTCGACCTCGAAGGACATTTCATTGATCGCCAACGTTTGAAGCCACCCAAGGGCATAAGCAGCGATGGAGATGGAGCGGTGCGCTATCGCTGGACCATCCGACGTGCCTTTTCATATAGCGAGTTCTCGGCAGGATGA
- a CDS encoding McrC family protein, with protein sequence MIRRTILEWETIRYGDAADEIPADAADRIAAVASASPLAGRGGLGVLEHGRKGLRARGVVGVVAAESGALEILPKIDFPGVDREEEAGRIRRRLIHMLAVVLDLKIDAGKITALDWQRDTLLEILIRLFSDKLADCVRQGMPRRYVEHDEDLFVLRGRIDVKRQFTSLAADGSRLACRYDVLTPDIALNQIMKAAVARLLRVTRANFNQRRLRELAFAYADIADVPVSMLRWDQVMLDRTNSRWRELLNLARLLLGDRFQATSAGSSNGFSLLFEMSVLFEEYIARVLKASLVDTDLHIISQGGRIYCLQTEDRRGLFQTRPDILVKRGGDVVKIIDTKWKRISARIDDPKQGVSQGDIYQMMAYGQLYGCDRLTLLYPHHASMNSSEGVHSAHRIAGCDRRLEMATIDIGRSEFFRERLRAITVQSEC encoded by the coding sequence ATGATTCGTCGAACCATCCTTGAGTGGGAGACGATACGTTACGGTGATGCGGCTGATGAAATCCCTGCCGATGCCGCTGATCGGATTGCAGCGGTGGCGTCGGCATCCCCGCTTGCTGGTCGCGGTGGCCTCGGTGTCTTAGAACATGGCCGTAAGGGACTACGCGCGAGAGGGGTCGTCGGCGTAGTTGCTGCAGAGTCGGGTGCGCTGGAGATCCTGCCTAAGATTGACTTCCCAGGTGTAGATCGCGAGGAGGAGGCTGGTCGCATTCGCCGCCGCCTCATTCACATGCTCGCTGTTGTGCTGGACCTCAAGATCGATGCGGGGAAAATCACTGCGCTCGATTGGCAGCGTGACACTTTGCTTGAAATTCTGATTCGCTTGTTTTCGGACAAGTTAGCTGATTGTGTCCGGCAGGGTATGCCCCGAAGATACGTCGAGCATGATGAAGATCTATTTGTATTGCGCGGCCGAATCGACGTGAAGCGACAGTTCACGAGTCTTGCCGCAGATGGCTCGCGTCTTGCCTGCCGCTATGATGTGCTGACTCCGGACATTGCATTGAATCAAATCATGAAGGCGGCTGTCGCCCGGCTCCTTCGCGTCACGCGAGCGAACTTCAACCAGCGTAGGTTGCGCGAATTGGCTTTCGCATATGCTGATATAGCCGATGTGCCGGTCTCGATGCTTCGCTGGGATCAAGTCATGCTTGATCGCACGAACAGCCGTTGGCGTGAATTGCTCAACTTGGCGCGCCTATTACTGGGTGATCGGTTCCAAGCAACTTCCGCCGGTAGCAGCAACGGGTTTTCTCTCTTGTTCGAGATGAGCGTATTGTTTGAGGAGTACATCGCGCGGGTTTTGAAGGCGTCGCTAGTTGATACGGACCTTCATATCATCAGCCAAGGAGGGAGGATCTATTGTCTTCAAACCGAAGATCGTCGTGGTCTTTTCCAAACCCGTCCAGACATCTTGGTAAAGCGCGGCGGAGATGTTGTGAAGATCATTGATACTAAGTGGAAGCGGATCTCTGCGCGAATAGACGATCCCAAGCAGGGTGTGTCGCAAGGGGATATTTATCAGATGATGGCGTACGGTCAGCTTTACGGATGCGACAGGCTCACACTTCTCTATCCGCACCACGCATCCATGAATAGCAGCGAGGGTGTGCACTCAGCGCATCGAATCGCCGGTTGTGACCGTCGGCTAGAGATGGCAACAATTGATATTGGTCGCAGCGAGTTCTTTCGTGAGCGTTTGAGGGCGATCACCGTTCAATCGGAATGTTGA
- a CDS encoding FitA-like ribbon-helix-helix domain-containing protein has product MAVLTIRNIDDAIEQRLRVRAAVNGRSMEDEARAILRAALSTDAPRARNLAQAIHERFAALGGVHLPETRREAILHGGMDR; this is encoded by the coding sequence ATGGCGGTGCTGACGATCCGGAACATCGACGACGCGATCGAGCAGCGGCTTCGCGTCCGCGCCGCCGTCAATGGGCGCTCGATGGAGGATGAGGCACGGGCGATCCTGCGCGCGGCGCTGTCGACCGACGCGCCGCGGGCACGCAATCTCGCGCAAGCCATCCATGAGCGGTTCGCGGCGCTCGGCGGAGTCCACCTCCCCGAAACGCGGCGCGAAGCGATCCTTCATGGTGGCATGGATCGCTGA
- a CDS encoding fumarylacetoacetate hydrolase family protein has translation MSQATYVIAPLPQPALAVQGDSKMFPVRRIWCVGRNYLEHIRELGNDERNPPFFFAKHADMIAPDGATIPYPTLTKDFQHEVELVVALKSGGLNISADTALDHVFGYGVGVDLTRRDLQTISRKKEQPWEIGKSFDASAPCGALRPAAEIGHPAKGKIWLSVNGAERQSGDLSDMIWNTAEIIAKLSLQVELSAGDIIMTGTPAGVAALVPGDEVDCGIDGIGTLRVTIGEPT, from the coding sequence ATGAGCCAAGCTACTTACGTGATCGCTCCGCTGCCGCAGCCCGCGCTCGCCGTGCAGGGCGACAGCAAGATGTTTCCGGTGCGCCGGATCTGGTGCGTCGGGCGCAACTATCTCGAGCACATCCGCGAGCTCGGCAATGACGAGCGCAACCCGCCGTTCTTCTTCGCCAAGCACGCCGACATGATCGCGCCGGACGGCGCCACGATCCCCTACCCGACGCTGACCAAGGACTTCCAGCACGAGGTCGAGCTCGTCGTCGCGCTGAAGAGCGGCGGGCTGAACATTTCGGCCGACACCGCGCTCGATCACGTGTTCGGCTACGGCGTCGGCGTCGATCTGACGCGGCGGGATCTGCAGACGATCTCGCGCAAGAAGGAGCAGCCCTGGGAGATCGGCAAATCGTTCGATGCTTCCGCGCCCTGCGGCGCGCTGCGGCCGGCGGCGGAGATCGGCCATCCGGCCAAGGGCAAGATCTGGCTGTCGGTCAACGGCGCGGAGCGGCAGAGCGGCGACCTGTCGGACATGATCTGGAACACTGCCGAGATCATCGCCAAACTTTCGCTGCAGGTCGAACTTTCCGCCGGCGACATCATCATGACAGGTACCCCTGCGGGCGTCGCGGCGCTCGTGCCGGGCGACGAGGTCGACTGCGGCATCGACGGCATCGGCACGCTCCGCGTGACGATCGGCGAGCCGACCTGA
- a CDS encoding ABC transporter ATP-binding protein, which produces MTDTPRKITDDPYGAAQLVRRLVMEQASVYWRRYLLAFGLMAIAAAATALSAYLLGQVINQAYVDRNLQGIMILSVVSLAIFTVKGVATYGQSVILTQIKNAILANNQRRLFDKLMRENLAFYSQRHSSEFLARLTAGANSVTEVLNLLINAVGRDLLSLIALVIVMVSQDPFMALFGLLIAPPAVFVLRKLVRRVKGLAYTQFAGNAEILETMQESLQGIRTVKAFSLEQTMRDRINASIEAVRKNADKMARVSNRSSPLMETLGGFAVAASLMYGGYRVVATGATPGQFFSFLTAFLLAYEPAKRLARLNIELNSGLVGARMLLEIVDSPQSEPDDGDKPALALTEARVEFDHVGFAYRPDEPVLNAMSFTAEPGKMTALVGPSGGGKSTVLALLLRLYEPGSGDIRIDGQSIAGVSRRSLRQQTAYVGQDVYLFRDTVRANIAFGKIGASEDEIVAAAKAAYAHDFIMGFPLGYDTPVGEHGAQLSGGQRQRIAVARALLRNAPIVLLDEATAALDSESEKLVQEAIERLCLNRTTIVIAHRLHTIMHADAILVVEGGTIVEQGRHDDLLRRSGRYASFFRLQQRHAAPLAPVDAAI; this is translated from the coding sequence ATGACCGATACCCCACGCAAGATAACCGACGATCCCTATGGCGCGGCCCAACTCGTCCGCCGGCTGGTGATGGAACAGGCGTCGGTGTATTGGCGGCGCTATCTGCTGGCCTTCGGCCTGATGGCCATCGCCGCCGCCGCGACCGCACTGTCGGCCTATCTGCTCGGGCAGGTGATCAACCAGGCCTATGTCGATCGCAACCTGCAGGGCATCATGATCCTGTCGGTGGTGAGTCTGGCGATCTTCACCGTGAAGGGTGTCGCGACCTACGGCCAGTCGGTGATCCTGACCCAGATCAAGAACGCGATCCTCGCCAACAATCAGCGCCGTCTGTTCGACAAGCTGATGCGCGAGAACCTGGCGTTCTACTCGCAGCGGCATTCCTCGGAATTCCTCGCGCGCCTCACCGCGGGCGCCAACTCGGTCACCGAGGTGCTCAACCTACTGATCAACGCCGTCGGCCGCGATCTGCTGTCGCTGATCGCGCTGGTGATCGTGATGGTCTCGCAGGATCCGTTCATGGCGCTGTTCGGCCTGTTGATCGCGCCGCCGGCGGTGTTCGTGCTGCGCAAGCTGGTGCGCCGGGTGAAGGGACTCGCCTACACCCAGTTCGCCGGCAACGCCGAGATCCTCGAGACCATGCAGGAATCGCTGCAGGGCATCCGCACCGTGAAAGCGTTCTCGCTCGAACAGACGATGCGCGACCGCATCAATGCTAGCATCGAGGCGGTCCGCAAGAACGCCGACAAGATGGCGCGCGTCTCCAATCGCTCGAGCCCGCTGATGGAAACGCTCGGCGGCTTCGCGGTGGCGGCGTCGCTGATGTATGGCGGCTACCGCGTGGTCGCGACCGGGGCGACGCCGGGGCAGTTCTTCTCCTTCCTCACGGCCTTCCTGCTCGCTTACGAGCCGGCGAAACGGCTGGCGCGGCTCAACATCGAACTCAACAGCGGCCTGGTCGGGGCGCGGATGCTGCTGGAGATCGTCGACAGCCCGCAGAGCGAGCCCGACGACGGCGACAAGCCGGCGCTGGCGCTGACCGAAGCGCGTGTCGAATTCGACCATGTCGGCTTCGCCTATCGGCCCGACGAGCCTGTGCTCAACGCCATGAGCTTCACGGCCGAGCCCGGCAAGATGACCGCCCTGGTCGGCCCCTCCGGCGGCGGCAAGTCGACGGTGCTGGCGCTGCTGCTGCGGCTGTATGAACCCGGCTCCGGCGACATCCGGATCGACGGCCAGTCGATCGCGGGCGTCTCGCGTCGCTCGCTGCGGCAGCAGACCGCCTATGTCGGACAGGACGTCTATCTGTTCCGCGACACCGTCCGCGCCAACATCGCCTTCGGCAAGATCGGCGCCAGCGAGGACGAGATCGTCGCCGCCGCCAAGGCCGCGTACGCGCACGACTTCATCATGGGCTTCCCGCTCGGCTACGACACCCCCGTCGGCGAGCACGGCGCGCAACTCTCCGGCGGCCAGCGCCAGCGCATCGCCGTGGCGCGCGCGCTGCTGCGCAATGCGCCGATCGTGCTGCTGGACGAGGCCACCGCGGCGCTCGATTCCGAATCCGAGAAGCTGGTGCAGGAGGCGATCGAGCGGCTGTGCCTGAACCGCACCACCATCGTGATCGCGCACCGCCTGCACACCATCATGCACGCCGACGCCATCCTGGTGGTCGAAGGCGGCACCATCGTCGAGCAGGGCCGCCACGACGATCTGCTGCGGCGCAGCGGCCGCTACGCCTCGTTCTTCCGCCTGCAGCAGCGCCACGCCGCGCCGCTGGCCCCCGTCGACGCCGCCATCTAG
- the galE gene encoding UDP-glucose 4-epimerase GalE — protein MTVLVTGGAGYIGSHTVLALVEAGESVVVIDNLSTGFSSFVPEGIPLFIGDAGDENLVEGVIRTHGVDAIIHFAGSVIVSESMRDPLGYYRNNTMTSRNLLSAAVTCGVNNFIFSSTAAVYGNPDRTPVPEEAPTRPLSPYGCSKLMTEIMLHDTASANGMNYVALRYFNVAGADPQARIGLATIGATHLLKIAVEAATGQRAQIEVYGTDYPTPDGSCIRDFIHVSDLAQAHVAALAYLRRGGAPVTLNCGYGRGYSVLETIEAVRRVAGRNFAVSTAARRPGDIVAMVADTRRIRATLDWTPRHDDLETIAADALRWERKLLAQRQGFDRQAIPA, from the coding sequence ATGACCGTGCTCGTGACCGGCGGCGCCGGCTATATCGGAAGCCACACCGTGCTGGCGCTGGTCGAAGCCGGCGAGAGCGTGGTGGTGATCGACAATCTGAGCACCGGTTTTTCCAGCTTCGTGCCGGAAGGCATACCATTGTTCATCGGGGATGCCGGCGACGAGAATCTGGTCGAAGGCGTGATCAGAACCCACGGCGTCGATGCCATCATTCACTTCGCCGGCTCGGTGATCGTCTCGGAGTCGATGCGCGATCCGCTTGGCTACTATCGCAACAACACTATGACCTCGCGCAATCTGCTGAGCGCGGCAGTGACGTGCGGCGTGAACAATTTCATCTTCTCGTCGACCGCCGCGGTCTATGGCAATCCCGACCGCACCCCAGTCCCGGAAGAAGCGCCGACGCGGCCGCTGTCGCCCTATGGCTGCTCCAAGCTGATGACCGAGATCATGCTGCACGACACGGCGTCGGCCAACGGCATGAACTACGTGGCGCTGCGCTACTTCAACGTCGCCGGCGCCGATCCGCAGGCGCGGATCGGGCTCGCGACCATCGGCGCGACGCACCTGCTGAAGATCGCGGTGGAAGCCGCGACCGGCCAACGCGCGCAGATCGAGGTCTACGGCACCGACTATCCGACGCCGGACGGAAGCTGCATTCGCGATTTCATCCATGTCAGCGACCTCGCGCAGGCGCATGTCGCAGCCCTCGCCTATCTGCGCCGGGGCGGCGCGCCGGTGACGCTGAACTGCGGCTACGGCCGCGGCTATTCGGTGCTGGAAACCATCGAGGCGGTGCGCCGCGTCGCGGGGCGCAACTTCGCCGTGTCCACCGCCGCCCGCCGGCCCGGCGACATCGTGGCGATGGTTGCAGACACGCGCCGGATTCGCGCGACGCTGGACTGGACCCCGCGCCATGACGACCTCGAAACCATCGCCGCGGATGCGCTGCGCTGGGAGCGCAAGCTGCTCGCCCAGCGCCAAGGCTTTGATCGGCAAGCGATTCCAGCTTAA